One window from the genome of Pseudomonas sp. L5B5 encodes:
- the ppnN gene encoding nucleotide 5'-monophosphate nucleosidase PpnN, translated as MPQRHVINASVSPKGSLETLSQREVQQLSAASSGSIYTLFRQCALAILNTGAHVDNAKTILDAYHDFEVRIHQQDRGVRLELLNAPADAFVDGEMIASTREMLFSALRDIVYTANELDSQRIDLESSQGITDYVFHLLRNARTLRPGVEPKMVVCWGGHSINTDEYKYTKKVGHELGLRKLDICTGCGPGVMKGPMKGATIAHAKQRMSNSRYLGLTEPGIIAAEAPNPIVNELVILPDIEKRLEAFVRVGHGIIIFPGGAGTAEEFLYLLGILMHPDNHDLPFPVILTGPKSAAPYLEQLNAFVLATLGKAAGQHYQVIIDNPAEVARQMTEGLKTVKQFRRERNDAFHFNWLLKIDEGFQHPFDPTHENMANLKLSHALPPHELAANLRRAFSGIVAGNVKDQGIRLIEQKGPYSIHGDPAIMQPLDQLLEAFVEQHRMKLPGGAAYVPCYRVVS; from the coding sequence ATGCCGCAAAGACATGTGATCAATGCTTCGGTCAGCCCGAAAGGCAGCCTGGAGACCCTCTCGCAACGTGAAGTGCAGCAACTGAGCGCCGCCAGCTCCGGCAGCATCTACACACTGTTCCGCCAGTGCGCCCTGGCCATCCTCAATACCGGCGCCCACGTCGACAACGCCAAGACCATCCTCGACGCCTACCACGATTTCGAAGTACGAATTCACCAGCAGGACCGCGGCGTGCGCCTGGAACTGCTGAACGCCCCGGCCGATGCCTTCGTCGACGGCGAGATGATCGCCAGCACCCGGGAAATGCTGTTCAGCGCCCTGCGCGACATTGTCTATACCGCCAACGAACTGGACAGCCAGCGCATCGACCTGGAAAGCTCCCAGGGCATCACCGACTACGTCTTCCACCTCCTGCGCAACGCCCGCACCCTGCGCCCCGGCGTGGAGCCCAAGATGGTGGTGTGCTGGGGTGGCCACTCGATCAACACCGACGAGTACAAGTACACCAAGAAGGTCGGCCACGAGCTGGGCCTGCGCAAACTGGACATCTGCACCGGTTGTGGCCCGGGCGTGATGAAGGGACCGATGAAGGGCGCCACCATCGCCCACGCCAAGCAGCGCATGAGCAACAGCCGCTACCTGGGGCTGACCGAGCCGGGGATCATCGCCGCCGAGGCGCCGAACCCCATCGTCAACGAGCTGGTGATCCTGCCGGACATCGAGAAACGCCTGGAAGCCTTCGTCCGGGTCGGCCACGGCATCATCATCTTCCCGGGTGGCGCGGGCACCGCCGAGGAGTTTCTCTACCTGCTGGGCATCCTGATGCACCCGGACAACCACGACCTGCCGTTCCCGGTGATCCTCACCGGGCCCAAGAGCGCGGCGCCGTACCTGGAACAGCTCAACGCCTTCGTGCTGGCGACCCTGGGCAAAGCGGCCGGCCAGCACTACCAGGTGATCATCGACAACCCGGCCGAAGTCGCCCGACAGATGACCGAGGGCCTGAAGACCGTCAAGCAGTTCCGGCGCGAGCGCAACGACGCGTTCCACTTCAACTGGCTGCTCAAGATCGACGAAGGCTTCCAGCATCCGTTCGATCCGACCCACGAGAACATGGCCAACCTCAAGTTGAGCCATGCCCTGCCACCTCATGAACTGGCGGCCAACCTGCGCCGGGCGTTCTCCGGCATCGTCGCCGGCAACGTCAAGGACCAGGGCATCCGCCTGATCGAGCAAAAAGGTCCCTACAGCATCCACGGCGACCCGGCGATCATGCAGCCCCTGGACCAGCTGCTCGAAGCCTTCGTCGAGCAGCACCGCATGAAGCTGCCGGGCGGCGCGGCCTACGTGCCCTGCTATCGCGTGGTGAGCTGA
- a CDS encoding DUF2784 domain-containing protein, whose amino-acid sequence MLYRIAADSLVLFHLSFIIFVLLGGLLVLRHPRMMLLHLPAAAWGVAVEVGHLECPLTRWENLLRHAAGQQGYEAGFIEHYLIPLIYPAGLTPGIQLWLGGLVLLINLSVYAWLTRRWLRNRRA is encoded by the coding sequence ATGCTCTACCGTATTGCCGCCGACAGCCTGGTGCTGTTCCACCTGTCCTTCATCATTTTCGTCCTGCTGGGCGGCCTGCTGGTGCTGCGCCATCCCCGGATGATGTTGTTGCACCTGCCCGCTGCAGCCTGGGGCGTAGCCGTGGAAGTCGGCCACTTGGAGTGCCCACTGACCCGCTGGGAAAACCTGCTCCGCCATGCCGCCGGGCAACAAGGCTACGAAGCCGGCTTCATCGAGCACTACTTGATTCCACTGATCTACCCTGCCGGGCTGACCCCGGGTATCCAGTTGTGGCTCGGCGGCCTGGTGCTGCTGATCAACCTGTCGGTGTATGCCTGGCTGACGCGACGCTGGCTGCGCAACCGTCGCGCGTGA
- a CDS encoding TetR/AcrR family transcriptional regulator, with protein sequence MPAPSSPALAPPRPPGRERQSRLRHRQLILDAACSEFAARGFSACQTLDIALQAGVPKANLYYYFHTKENLYAEVLKPLLEPLRQASALLSASAVPTAALGAYIAARLQIIQAYPLRSKILCSELLHGAQQLPATWREALQAQHHNAIACLRNWMGRGLIQPVAPEHLLLFIDSATQTYPTLGWQIALIRGSGEPTDDDFQDVARTLTQMVLAGIGVTPGICLEPAPVL encoded by the coding sequence ATGCCTGCGCCCTCTTCTCCCGCACTCGCCCCTCCCCGACCACCTGGACGTGAGCGCCAGTCCCGATTGCGCCATCGGCAACTGATTCTCGACGCAGCCTGCAGCGAGTTCGCCGCCCGGGGTTTCAGCGCCTGCCAGACGCTGGACATCGCCCTGCAGGCCGGCGTCCCCAAGGCCAATCTCTATTACTACTTCCACACCAAGGAAAACCTCTACGCCGAGGTTCTCAAGCCATTGCTCGAACCCCTGCGCCAGGCTTCGGCACTGCTGTCTGCCAGCGCCGTACCGACGGCCGCGCTCGGCGCCTACATCGCCGCACGATTGCAGATCATCCAGGCTTATCCCTTGCGCTCGAAGATCCTCTGCAGCGAATTGCTGCATGGTGCCCAGCAGTTGCCAGCCACCTGGCGCGAAGCCCTGCAGGCCCAGCACCACAACGCCATCGCCTGCCTGCGCAACTGGATGGGGCGTGGCCTGATCCAGCCCGTCGCCCCGGAGCACCTGCTGCTGTTCATCGATTCGGCGACCCAGACCTACCCCACCCTCGGCTGGCAGATCGCCTTGATTCGCGGCAGTGGCGAACCCACCGACGACGACTTCCAGGATGTCGCCAGGACCCTGACCCAGATGGTCCTGGCCGGCATCGGGGTGACCCCGGGCATCTGCCTGGAG